The sequence CAGAGGAATTATTTTGAGAACTTGATTTTTGGGTATCATGTCGTTCTTTACTGATACTAATTGATTGGGACTGACTCGCTTTATTTGTAGCAACCTGTTTATTGATTTTTCCTACCGCAAATATTCCGATAAGAACCAAAACAATGAAAACACCGGTCGCAATCAGAACAAAGAGGCTAACATTTTTTTTATTAATCATCTAAACTTTCTTTCTATTTTGGTGGGTGGATAACTGAGGCTACACCTGAATTATAGGTATAGGTCCACGTTCTAAGAGGGCTAGGGTTTTGGTCATAAATCAGTAGTTTATTTCCGCCAAGTATTTTTCCAACTACTGCAGTATGTCCATTTTCGGAGTCTGTATTCCATGTTCCCATGTTTGTGCCACGCTTAAAGTTGATAATATCTCCGACTTTGATATCCGAATACTTAGGGTTATTCACGACTGTCCAACCCCAACCTTTCCAATCATAATCAGAACCAATATCTGATGCCGCAGTTCCACCTCTAAGGATAATTTTTGAGTTAATTCCATGAGCATAGTAAGCAGAAACCGCATAACATTGTCCAGTTTGTCCACCAAATTCCCCCGTTATGACTTGCCCCATCATTTTATCAAGAGCGGCTAAACCACCTCCACCTCCATGGTCTGCTGGACCATATCCGCCAGGGGGTTCAGGTGTTCCACCGTGCTTACTAATATAATCATTGAACTTTTCTTCTATTTTAGCTCGCTCAACACCAGAATTAAGCGCAGTCCAGTAGACTGCCTCTCCGGGTTTTAAAGCACCTGCATGATAGGCTGCTGCTCTTAAATCACAAATATAGAGCGAACTATTGCCGTAACTATCAATTTGAGTACTTCTGAAATCAGCTACTGCCCGGCTATTATCCCAACTTGCTCCCTGATTAGGATCATTATCAAAAGCACCATATCCAAATATATTGGCTTTAGGGTAGTCATGAGCGACCCCTGCAGTACCAAATGAACTCTCCATTTGCCCGAAAGCAACTAATGTTCTAACATCAATTCCTGATTCTTGTTGAAGTTTGAGGAATTCTTTACCAGAGGCACGTTCATCTAAATTATTGAACCCCTCACTTTTGATAAAACCATCAATTTGCTCGGCTGTGATACCATAACGTTGAGCTAAAAATGAGGAATGATAAGCGTCTTCCCCGTCCCAGTTCTTAACATAGGTTACCCCTGTCAAAGCGGGATTACTTTGTTGCTGGCTGCCACTAATCAGATTAACGATGAATATTCCGCATATAAGCAAAAGAGCTCCAAGTGCAACTATTCCACCGCCTATCGCTAGAAACTTTAAAGCCAGTGCTTTGGGCGAAAGGACTTCTGAAGCCAATTTACTCAATTGTTTACCAACATTTGAAACAGATAAACCAGGAGTCTTTAAGGTGGGATTAATATATTTTGTTGTATCAACGACTTTACCAACTTCTCTTGTCGTCTCTTTAGCACGATTACCAAAAATACTGCTTTCACGTGCATTTTTCTCTACACCTGAACCAAACTTTTTTTGTTTCTTTGTAAAATTAAACCGTTTCTTAGCTTGATCAACAATTTCTTTACCTGAATCATAAGAACGTTTGGAATCATCTGTCCAGTTCGTTTGCTCATTACTATCTGCGAGTTCTCCTTTTGAACCTGACCCACTCGTGAGCGCAGAACTTTTTGATTTACGTTTGGCTTGTTTTTTTATGAAAGCTTTCTTAGACTCTTTTTTGGGTATCAGGGACTTATCTTTATCTTTATCTTTATTTTTATTAAATTTAGTAGGTTTAGAGCGATTTTCTGATTTCTCTTGCACCTTTTTTGAAGTCTTAGCTTTTCCTTTTTTAAAATTTTCTTTATCAGAATAATTATTTGTTGATTTAAAACTCCCCTGTTTCCATCGTCCACCAGAAGCCCCTTTTTTCAAGTTTTTAGTAGTTGAAGTAAGTTTGGGAACTTTATCTGAATGGTCTGAAACTGATACTTTCTTCGTTTTCACCGAGGATTGAATTGTCTCTTTGGCAGACTTTTTACTTTCATAAAGTCCCAAATCGTTAAATTCATAAGCCATAGACTAACTCGCTTTCTTTTTCTTTGCGTCCGTGTTTACAAGGTTGAAGAGCAGACTGTTCTTAGGAATAGGATTGTTGAAAGGCACAATTGTATCCCCTGCAATCACTAACCCTGCTCCTTTCTCTTCTTTTTTCAGATAGGTTTCTAACTTCTCAGTCAATTCAAACCGCTCTTTAATTGTTTTCAGCGCTTTCCCTTTTTGACGCAAAATCACAAAGTATTCTGAGTTAAAGAACATACTTTCGCCTTCAGGAGTCGCAAGAATTAAGTTAATATTTTGAGAAATACCAGTTACGGTTGCGCCATATTTACGCAACCGGGCCCACATATCCGCAAACATTTCACGAAGAATTGGTGGGGATGCTGGAGCAACAACGGTTTGCACTTCATCGGCGTAAACCCAAATTTTAACGCCTCGACGTCGAGCATCAATCACTCGGTTTTGAATTTGGTCGATAATCGCCATATAACCAAATTTTTTCATTTTCCCTTTAGCCAGCTGTTTCACATCATAAATGACCATTCGATTATTTAAATCGACGTTTGTTTCATGAGCGAAAATGTCATAGCTCCCTGTGATGTAAAGCGCAAGTTTAGACCACAAATCAGAAGCCTCTGCCTCTTTTATGGTTTCATCTTTACTAGAAGCATGCGATGTTTGCACTTGGTCTCCAAGGACACCATACCAATCCGTCAAAGTTGGTTTTTCAAATTTTTCAAATGTTTTAATCGTAATATCATCCACGATTGTTTCTTGAATTTCAGATAAGCCATTTCGAAGTAGATTACTAAACATGGCACTCAAAAGATCTGATTTAATAGCTACTGGGTCATCATCTTCGTCCATTTCATCCACGTGTTCAGGTAAGTCTAAAACGCTAATATGTGTTTTAGACTTCGGTGCTACTCTAACAATCTGGGCGTTGAGTTTTTTCCCAATTCCAACATATTCACTTTCTGGGTCAAGAATAATAAATTCATCGTCAGGGTTTTGATAAAAATCTGTCAAAATATTATATTTACAAGTCACAGATTTACCAGAACCTGAAACCCCAATGATCCATCCATTGGAGTTTTGTAAGGTTAATCCACGTCGATCAATCGAAATAATATTTTTAGATAAAAGGTTAATCCCAAAATATTTTCCGTGGCGATGCTGTAGTTCAACGGATGTCCAAGGGATATTGATCGCAATATTTGGAGTAATTAAACCACGTGTAAAGTTCTTAATTCCTTCAAGATAATTTTTCCCTAGAGGCAAGGTAGAAGTTAGACCTTGTTCTTGGAGATAACGTAAAGGTTCAAAGCGGACACTGTGTTTTTCTTGAAGTTCATAGACTTTATCAAGACTATCTGTCAATTCCTCACGACTTGAAGCATAAATATAGAGAACCATACTAGTTTCAAATTGTTTTGAACCCGTTTTTCTCATATATTGCCCTTGTTCGTCTAAATCTTCCCATGCCTCTTTTAACGCTGGAGATACGAATTCTTGCGAATAGCCTTCTGAAGAAGCTCGTTTTTGTTGGGGAAGGAGTGCCATTCCAACATTTGTTTTTTGATTTTTTACTTTTTTATTACTGTCCGCAAAGCTATAAGGAGTAGCATGGATTGTAAAAGCACCCTCTACCCCCATTTCGCAAATATCTTTGAGGAAAGTATCAGATAATTCATAAGGAAAATCTTCAACGTATAAAAGTTGTCCTACTTTTTCATCAAGTTGAACATAGGCTTGCTCAAATACCATTTCTTGTGGAGCGCACCAATCTTGAGTTCTTGTTAAAGCAGGAGGAAACGCTTTAGGTTGGGGTTTATGGGGACGTAAGATACTGTTCATCAATTGCAAGCGTTGTAAGCCATCTAATTCGTGCATTGTTACACCAATTTTATCTAACTCAGTTGTAAAGGCACCTTGTGAGCTCTCAAGTTTTGCCATCGCTCGACGTCGATCTGATTGTCGAGTAGCTAAACTAATATAGCGACTAATTCGATAATTGTTTTTTCCATCATCATATTTTGAAGCAATTAACTCATTTAATTCTTCTCGAATGCTATCTTCATCATCATAGCCTAAAGGGAAATGGTTTTCATTGAC is a genomic window of Lactococcus sp. S-13 containing:
- a CDS encoding CHAP domain-containing protein — protein: MAYEFNDLGLYESKKSAKETIQSSVKTKKVSVSDHSDKVPKLTSTTKNLKKGASGGRWKQGSFKSTNNYSDKENFKKGKAKTSKKVQEKSENRSKPTKFNKNKDKDKDKSLIPKKESKKAFIKKQAKRKSKSSALTSGSGSKGELADSNEQTNWTDDSKRSYDSGKEIVDQAKKRFNFTKKQKKFGSGVEKNARESSIFGNRAKETTREVGKVVDTTKYINPTLKTPGLSVSNVGKQLSKLASEVLSPKALALKFLAIGGGIVALGALLLICGIFIVNLISGSQQQSNPALTGVTYVKNWDGEDAYHSSFLAQRYGITAEQIDGFIKSEGFNNLDERASGKEFLKLQQESGIDVRTLVAFGQMESSFGTAGVAHDYPKANIFGYGAFDNDPNQGASWDNSRAVADFRSTQIDSYGNSSLYICDLRAAAYHAGALKPGEAVYWTALNSGVERAKIEEKFNDYISKHGGTPEPPGGYGPADHGGGGGLAALDKMMGQVITGEFGGQTGQCYAVSAYYAHGINSKIILRGGTAASDIGSDYDWKGWGWTVVNNPKYSDIKVGDIINFKRGTNMGTWNTDSENGHTAVVGKILGGNKLLIYDQNPSPLRTWTYTYNSGVASVIHPPK
- a CDS encoding VirB4-like conjugal transfer ATPase, CD1110 family, whose product is VNENHFPLGYDDEDSIREELNELIASKYDDGKNNYRISRYISLATRQSDRRRAMAKLESSQGAFTTELDKIGVTMHELDGLQRLQLMNSILRPHKPQPKAFPPALTRTQDWCAPQEMVFEQAYVQLDEKVGQLLYVEDFPYELSDTFLKDICEMGVEGAFTIHATPYSFADSNKKVKNQKTNVGMALLPQQKRASSEGYSQEFVSPALKEAWEDLDEQGQYMRKTGSKQFETSMVLYIYASSREELTDSLDKVYELQEKHSVRFEPLRYLQEQGLTSTLPLGKNYLEGIKNFTRGLITPNIAINIPWTSVELQHRHGKYFGINLLSKNIISIDRRGLTLQNSNGWIIGVSGSGKSVTCKYNILTDFYQNPDDEFIILDPESEYVGIGKKLNAQIVRVAPKSKTHISVLDLPEHVDEMDEDDDPVAIKSDLLSAMFSNLLRNGLSEIQETIVDDITIKTFEKFEKPTLTDWYGVLGDQVQTSHASSKDETIKEAEASDLWSKLALYITGSYDIFAHETNVDLNNRMVIYDVKQLAKGKMKKFGYMAIIDQIQNRVIDARRRGVKIWVYADEVQTVVAPASPPILREMFADMWARLRKYGATVTGISQNINLILATPEGESMFFNSEYFVILRQKGKALKTIKERFELTEKLETYLKKEEKGAGLVIAGDTIVPFNNPIPKNSLLFNLVNTDAKKKKAS